In the genome of Bradyrhizobium sp. CB3481, the window TGACCCGATCCACCGCGCGCAGATTGCCGCGCGGGGTCGGCAGGTCGACCACGACATCCTCGATCGAAAGCAAGGTGTTCCCGATCACAGCGCGCCCTGACGTGGATCGGTGAGCGCACGCAGCGCGTCGCCGATGAGATTGAAGGAAAGCACGGTGAGGAACATCGCCGCCGCCGGCAGGAAGGCGAGCCGTGGCGCCACTTCGAGGCTCTCACGCCCCTCCCCGATCATGCTGCCCCAGCTCGATATCGGCGGTGGCACGCCGAGCCCGAGGAAGGACAAGGCGCCTTCGACCACGATGAGGACTGCAACGCCGAGCAGGAAGAACGCCAACAGCGGCAACATGACATTGGGCAAGAGTTCCCGCAGCAGGATGCGCGCATGCGTCGCCCCCAAAGCCTGAGCTGCAATCACGAATTCACGTCGCGCCAGCGTAAGAGTCGCCGCACGAGCCACGCGCATAAAGGCGGGAACGCTGAGCACGCCGAGAATGCAGGTCAGATAGAAGATCGATTGTCCGAGAAAGGCGGTCACGGCGAGCGCCAGGATCAAAGGCGGAAACGCCAGCAGCACATCCATGCTGCCGACCACCATCGTTTCGAACCGGCCACGGAAATAGCCCGCGAGCATGCCGAGCGCACCGCCGATGATGAGCCCAATCACCGACGCGCATATCCCGACCACCAGCGATATCCGCGCCCCGTAGATCAACCTTGATAGCTCGTCGCGGCCAAGGCCGTCGGTCCCCAGCCAATGCTCTGCGGAGATT includes:
- a CDS encoding ABC transporter permease translates to MATLELTLDEDAAAQPAKRGRRLGLLFWMATGWMIFMFAVAILAPVLPLPSPTDMDMLERRAPISAEHWLGTDGLGRDELSRLIYGARISLVVGICASVIGLIIGGALGMLAGYFRGRFETMVVGSMDVLLAFPPLILALAVTAFLGQSIFYLTCILGVLSVPAFMRVARAATLTLARREFVIAAQALGATHARILLRELLPNVMLPLLAFFLLGVAVLIVVEGALSFLGLGVPPPISSWGSMIGEGRESLEVAPRLAFLPAAAMFLTVLSFNLIGDALRALTDPRQGAL